The DNA region GGAAGATGAACTCTCCAGACTGGTGCCACCTAGGTACTGTCTCAGGGATACTGGGTACCAGTGTCACCAGCACCGTGGGGTCACCAAGCAGGGAGCCTGGAGGAGGTATGGGGTGGGATGAAGGCCAGATAGggacccctctcctcctcctggttCTGATTCTCATTGTGCTTTCAGCTTCCACCATCACAGAGCCTGTGACACCCCACACTGGTACCTCAATATCCTACTGTACTGTCCACTGATTGCACAGCCCAGTGCCCCACGTCATCAAACCCAGTGCCTCCAACAGAGCTACCCAGTGAGCCCTAACATAAAACTCCATGCACACATCCTACTGTATCTGATACCTCGCCACAGTGTCCCCAGTACCCTACCCTGGAGCCTCAGGGCCCCAACTATCCCACTTGAATGCCTCACATTCCCATCTTAGTGTCCAATGATGTCTCACCTCCCAGAATCCTCAGTGTCTCCCAGTGCCCCAATACCTCCTGCAACCCGGAGGTGACCCCATGTTCTCTCCCCAGCTGCACTCACCTCGAGGGGTCCCAGAGTCTCCCTTCTCTACCTCAGCACTGAGTGCAGTGGGGTCTCCAAAATACACCAGCAGCTGCAAATCATGCTGACTTGGGGGGCTTCCGGGCAGTGAGACCTGGAGAAGGGGTGCCTGGGCATAAACAGGATGAGGGGACCAGACCCAGCGTTTAGCCAGGAGCACAGGAACTGATCCCAGTGCAACCTCTTTTTCCCAATGGTGAGACCCCTCCCCAGCTTATCCTGGGATCCTGGCACTCAGGAGGGCACACCTGTGCAGTGCTGCAGTCCTTGGCGGTGTAGATCAAAGGGGTGAGGGTGAAGTTGGCCTGGACATTGACAACTCCACAGGGTGACTGCAGCCTAGCGGTCAGCAGCAGGCTGTAGGGCAGCGTGCTAGTGAGACAATTCCAGACTTCAAGGAGAAACATGGCATTGGGAAGGGCAAAGGCTCTCCTTGTAGGGGTGGGGGAGGCCGGATTTGGCATCCATATATAGGACATATGGAGAGATCTGGGTGTTGTCAATAAGGCATCTGGAGAGGTCCATGAGTCTGTTTATGGGAAATATGTGTGGGAGACGTGGACCCCCTCACAAGGTGCCCAGAAAGCAGGCAAACACCTCACCTGGATACTGAGAGTGATCCTGAAGGTATCCCAGAttctcccagccctctgcagccttgTGCAGCTGCTGGGTctcggtgggggggggagggacagAAAGCTGATCATCAGGAAGACCATGGGCTGCTCATGCTGTGCCCCTGTGGTGGTTCACCCATTTGTCCGTGGATGCTGGTATGCCATTCTGCAGCATGGCCTGGACCTTGGCATCCTCACTGCAGGCCCGGAAGGAGTAGATTGCCGTGTGGACAGTCCAGGGGGAAGACAAAGATGACTTCTTTGGAGATCTGGCTCTTGTTCTGGTAGATGAGTTCGAAAGCCACATTGGCCACATAATCATGGATAGCAACCTCCACCACAGCACTACACAGGGGCGTTTCATACAGGGGTATGTGGAGGCACTTCCCCAGCAAAAAGGATGCTATTGTTGTTGGGGTAGATGCAAGCTGTCCACCAGCACACATGAACGACACATGTCCAGGGGGTTGCCTGGAGCTGCTTCAAGTATGTGTCTATTCCAACTCTGGAAACCAGGACTAGGTGACCAATGTTACTGAGGATCTAGTGTAAGCCTGTCATAGAACACTGTCTGCCCCCCACTCCCCAGCTTCCCTTTTTCCCCACATCTCCATTCCCCACATGTTTCATGTTGAACTCTTGACTATTCCCATCCTTGCATCACTGTGGGAAGATCCAGTCCAAATATTTCCCCCTTCAGCTGCCtatcctcctccttcctttgccCCCCTCTGGGAACATCCTCCATCCCCCAAATGTCTCTCAGCTGTATGATCCCCAGCTCACTGTCACGAGTGTAGGATTTGCCTAGAAGTCCAAAGCTCTGACATAACATTTCTGGAGACCTGCAGACAAGAAGGGTCTCCTGTAAGAGGAGATCCACAGAAACCACCAGGCAGCTCGTATCTGATGAAGATTCTTTGTCATTTCTCCAGTCCTTCACACACAGCTGGAAACCCAAATCCACACTTTACAGGTGGAGCAGACCCAGGGATGCAGAAAACTCTGTTAATGAGCACTGGGATGTCACCAGGAGTATCTCTGCACCAAGGACAAGTGCACCCCGCCTCCTCCACGGGAGAATTTTGAAGAGGACTGAGGGACAGCAAagggagatggagggaagaaggTGTGAAAGCAAgagtggatggatgggtggatgggtggatggatggggcTGTATTGGGATGAGCAATACATGGGTATCATCCATCCATAGCTGGGTGGATAGATTGGCAAATGAGGTCCATTTTGGGACAAATGGATGCATATGTGGACAAACAGAGAggcatcagaatttttttttgaaatggaTGGATGGACAAGTGGAGGGATACATTTTAGAACAGATGAGCAGGCACCCATCACAAACAGTATTGTGTGAATGTAGCTGCACAAGAGATAGCacatgtgttttggtttggcctggataaatgccaggtgcccaccaaaactgctctatcactccccctcctcaaatggacaggggagaagaaagatgatgaaaggctcgagggttgccATAAGGACAAGGAGAAATCACCCCCctgttactgtcatggacaaaacagattgaacttggggagaaaaggaagtttaatttatcacccatcaaatcagagtaggataatgagaaataaatctccatcttaaaacaccttcctcctaCCTCTcgcttcttcccgggctcagcttcacccccgatttctctaccttctcccACCAAACACGGtagagggacagggaatgggggctgcagtcagttcatcacttgttgtctctgccgctccttcctcctcagggggaagactccttacactcttccccggctccagcgtgaggtccttcTCATGGGACACAGCTCTCAACATACTTCTCCAACAGGAATCTTTCCCACATGCTGCAGCTCTTGGTGaactgctccagcctgggtcctTCCCATGTGGAGCAGTTCTTCAAAAAcagccccagcatgggtcccttccatggggtgcagtccttcaggaacaggtggctccagcgtgggtcctccacggggtcacaagccctgccggcaaacctgctccggtgtaggcttctctctccacgggtccacaggtcctggcaggagccttctCCAGTGccggctctccatggggtcatggcctccttcaggcatccacttgctccggcgtggggtcccttccatgggctgcaggtggatatctgctccactgtggacctctatgggctgcaggggtacagcctgcctcaccgtggtcttcatcacaggctgcaggggataAGTCTCTGCTTCAGCATCTGGAGCACTTCCTcgccttccttcttcactgaccttggggtctgcagagttgtttctctcacatcgcctcactcctctctctccactgacACTTCCctggagttttttttccccttaaatatgttatcacagagacactaccaccatcgctgactggcttggccttggccagaagtgggtccgtcttagagctggctggcattggctctatcagacatggtgTAAGCTAcaagcaacttctcacagaagccacccctataccCCCCCCACTACCGAAACCTAGCTACACAAACCCATAATATTATGTGAGGACAAGTTCATGGAGTAGGTTGTGAGGGAAGGTTGAAAGTCCAGAAAATAAGGGGGAACATGATGGAGACAGAAATGAGGCCAGGGTCAGGTATTCCATAACTGCAGAACAAATCCCAGAAAGGCACTGGGAGAAGGGTGTAGTTCAAGTGATAGCTGGCTGTCTTCTGGCCAAGTGCCAGGTGAAAGGGACCGCCCTCCGCCCCAAACCCACCCATGTAAATCTCTCAGGTTCAGACACATTTGTGTCTCCATTTCCCGCTCTGGGGTGACAGGATGGGGAGCACCAGAAAAATCTCCTCTCCCCCATCATTCTGACTGTGTGGGCAGACAGAGCAAATAGGGTGTAAGTCCCCGGGGGCCTAGGGGTGGGGGATGGACAGGTGGATGGATGGAATAGGGGCAAGCTCGCTCCAGTGAACAGGGACGATGAACAGagaacagaataacagaatgttaggggttggaagggacctttgtggatcatctagtccaacccccctgccgaagcagggtcatctacagcaggctgcacaggaacttgtccaggcgggtcttgaatatctctagagaaggagaatccacagcctccctgggcaacctgttccagtgccctgtcaccctcagagggaagttcttcctcgtattcagacggaacttcctgtgcctcagtttgtgcccattaccccttgtcctgtcgctgggcaccactgtaaagagcttggccccatcctcctgacacccacccttcagatatttaaaagcatttataaggtccccaaagGACAGAAGAACAAGTGAAGCACAAACAAGCAGACACTCACCAGAAGCAAGGCCAGAGCCAGCAGGGACAGGCTGACAATCAGATGGACAGAGGGAGAGATAGaagagggatggggagagagaGTAAGTGGCAGACGGATGAGATGTGGGAACAGAATGCGGGAGGGATGGAGAGACAGAACAAGAGATGTTTGGGCAGGCAGGAAGACGTAGGGCTACTTCAGGAGAGGGATGGCTGCGATGGCGAGTGAAGCGGAGGGGCAGGTGGACAGAGGAATGGGCGGGAAGATGGGGAGGCAGGGCTGTGCGGGTGGAGACCCATCGATGCGAACCTCCTCTGGAGCGTCGGGCACCCGGTTGCCCGGGGCCTGTGGGGGCCGCGGGGGTGCTGGTCGCCAGGTGGCCTGGgcggctgtgggatggggaggggagaggggatcTGAGCGGGTTCCCTggacccccctccccacctcagaAGTGAGTGGCAAGTGGGCGGGAGCATCTGCAAACTGCGCTGCGGGATGCCGCACGGCAAGACCGtctgcaccccctgccccgccAGCAGCCGAGCCCCAGGGAGGGCGTTCCGGGCAGGGAACCGTGTCCCTGGCCGCCGagggggctgcaggcacagccaaGGAAGGGGCTGCAAAGCCCTCTGCAGGACTGCTCCTGTCCAAGGAGTCTGTCAAATGTCCCCCACCGCCCGGCCCTCCCCCTCAGTCCTCACCTCTGGTGTCGTGGGCAGCCTCTGTCAAGGGCCCCCCGAGAGTGGGGCAGTGCCTACTGCATGCCCGAGGAGGTGGCACTTGTCCCTCCAGGAGCCTGTCCCCCTGCCCGGCCTGCAGCACTGCCTGGGTCCAGACACTGGTTAGTGCCAGGCTGTTAATTGGGTGGTGGGTTCCTCCATCTCCACCTTCCTCGCATGATCCAGCCCCATGCTCGTGCCTCTCTGGCAGCCATCTCCTGGCTGAGACAACCCACCTCGCTGCTGTTCTCTAGACACTCAAGGGGCCAAATTGCCTTGGACTACAGGCTGGtcaccctcacctccatccctagAAAGATGATGGGGCAGCTCagtctggatgtcatcattaagcaagtggagtaAAATAAGGTCaacaggagtagtcaacatggattcgccaaggggaaatcacgcttgaccaatctgatagctttctgtgatggcatggccgggtgggtagatgaggggagagcattgaatgttgtctatcttgacttcagcaaggcctttgacactgtttcccataacctcctagggaagctcaggaagtgtggactagatgagtggtcagtgaggtgcattgacaactggctgaatgacagagctcagagggttgtcatcagtggtgcagagtcttgttggaggcctgcaactagtgGGCTTCCCCAGCGGTCAGTACTcagccttgttcaacttacttgtcaatgacctgtatgaagggacagagtgtaccctcagcaagtttgctgatgacacaaaactcggaggagtggtggatacactagcaggctgtgttgctattcagtgagacctggacaggctagagagcttgatggagaggaacctgatgaagttcaaccagggcaagtgcagggtcctgcacctgaggaggaacaacaccatgcacgagcacaggcttggggctgacctgctggagtgcagctctgtggagggggacctgagtttcctggtggatgacaagttaactatgagccagggctccattaagaagagtgtggccagcaggttgagggaggttctcctccccctctactctgccctagtgaggccctatctggagtactgtgcccagttccgGGAGAGAGTTCAGGGGAGGggtacaaggatgatgaggggactggagcactgctcctatgaggaaaggctgagggagctgggcttgtttagcctgaagaagagaaagctgagaggggatcttacaaatgcctataaatatttttattgtgggtgtcaagaggatggggccaaactcttttcagtggtgcccagcaacaggacaaggggcaatgggcacaaactgaagcataggaagttccgtctgaatatga from Opisthocomus hoazin isolate bOpiHoa1 chromosome 26, bOpiHoa1.hap1, whole genome shotgun sequence includes:
- the VWA5A gene encoding LOW QUALITY PROTEIN: von Willebrand factor A domain-containing protein 5A (The sequence of the model RefSeq protein was modified relative to this genomic sequence to represent the inferred CDS: inserted 1 base in 1 codon; deleted 1 base in 1 codon; substituted 1 base at 1 genomic stop codon), with protein sequence MKLCVKDWRNDKESSSDTSCLVVSVDLLLQETLLVCRSPEMLCQSFGLLGKSYTRDTSFLLGKCLHIPLYETPLCSAVVEVAIHDYVANVAFELIYQNKSQISKEVIFVFPLDVHTAIYSFRACSEDAKVQAMLQNETQQLHKAAEGWENLGYLQDHSQYPGEVFACFLGTFTLPYSLLLTARLQSPCGVVNVQANFTLTPLIYTAKDCSTAQVSLPGSPPSQHDLQLLVYFGDPTALSAEVEKGDSGTPRGSLLGDPTVLVTLVPSIPETVPRWHQSGEFIFLPDTTFLEHAQESLLFLLKSLPMGCYFNTYCNGETSVGIYPQSIEHTQDNLTEAMWCIPSTSSSLGDTNLLGTLCXIYNTPHPXGHVRQLFIFRAGLPPDKAAIAAEVCQHSNSHHVPKTRSSPHSCPMSSAHVFKCLKQAPKPAAEGVSLSWTLPCGLEVDVLGGTPQSIFQGQHSLLYALIHGQAQDTTVAKGVKTLQYSLDGQNVTHTIEFPLCPQGDGR